A window of Conger conger chromosome 13, fConCon1.1, whole genome shotgun sequence contains these coding sequences:
- the LOC133107733 gene encoding ubiquitin-conjugating enzyme E2 G1-like has protein sequence MTEPQSALLLRRQLAELNKNPVEGFSAGLIEDSDLYRWEVLIIGPPDTLFEGGVFKAHLTFPKDYPLRPPKMTFITEIWHPNVDKSGDVCISILHEPGEDKYGYEKPEERWLPIHTVETIMISVISMLADPNGDSPANVDAAKEWREDRNGEFKRKVARCVRKSQETAFE, from the exons ATGACGGAGCCACAGTCTGCGCTGTTACTCAGGAGACAGCTAGCAG aGCTGAATAAAAACCCAGTGGAAGGCTTCTCCGCAGGTTTAATAGAGGACAGTGACCTTTACCGATGGGAAGTTCTAATAATTGGTCCTCCTGATACACTTTT TGAGGGAGGAGTGTTTAAAGCACATCTCACATTCCCAAAAGATTATCCTCTCCGACccccaaaaatgacatttattaCTGAAATTTGGCACCCAAATG TTGACAAGAGTGGTGATGTGTGTATTTCTATTTTGCACGAGCCGGGGGAGGATAAATACGGCTATGAGAAACCAGAAGAGCGCTGGCTCCCTATCCACACCGTGGAGACCATCATGATCAGTGTCATCTCCATGTTAGCCGATCCTAACGGAGACTCCCCCGCTAACGTGGATGCGGca AAAGAATGGAGGGAAGACAGAAATGGCGAGTTCAAAAGGAAAGTTGCTCGTTGTGTAAGAAAGAGCCAAGAGACGGCCTTTGAGTGA